Proteins from a genomic interval of Danio rerio strain Tuebingen ecotype United States chromosome 4, GRCz12tu, whole genome shotgun sequence:
- the LOC137490829 gene encoding uncharacterized protein: protein MSLMGFDYVFLTICLSFLSVPRGWAVIMCPCGIVYSIKCNLRAESPRDFADMLLSWKHLPDVVIYDFARGLSTHSSLRQPITFTPFEGRLLEPTTENIAKAKSGKLQVILPWLTAKKQSPDPDGHPITGSAEHYFLYDRFHEDNTKDPRDSLRKLHLVPQLAGKVNSQAAEQLFSKLKKNNYFMNMALPSTHVFLMRNIIHHYNVRKNEKRLHDIKKEFNTNIHMNDHSPVVLGNVSLTL from the coding sequence ATGTCATTAATGGGATTTGATTATGTTTTCTTAACTATTTGCTTATCTTTTTTGTCTGTTCCAAGAGGTTGGGCTGTCATCATGTGTCCTTGTGGCATAGTTTACAGTATAAAGTGTAATCTGCGAGCAGAAAGTCCTCGGGATTTTGCAGATATGCTTCTGTCTTGGAAGCATCTGCCTGATGTTGTTATTTATGACTTTGCCCGTGGACTGTCCACCCACTCAAGTTTGAGGCAACCCATAACTTTCACACCTTTCGAGGGAAGGTTACTCGAACCAACCACTGAAAATATTGCAAAAGCAAAATCAGGAAAATTACAGGTAATTCTGCCATGGCTCACTGCAAAAAAGCAAAGTCCAGATCCGGATGGTCATCCAATAACTGGTTCTGCAGAACACTATTTTCTGTATGACCGCTTTCACGAAGACAACACAAAAGATCCTCGTGATTCACTGAGGAAGCTTCATCTTGTGCCTCAACTAGCTGGCAAAGTTAACAGTCAGGCTGCAGAACAGCTTTTTTcaaagctaaagaaaaataacTACTTTATGAACATGGCATTGCCATCCACACATGTTTTCCTCATGCGAAACATCATCCACCATTACAATGTCAGAAAAAACGAGAAACGTCTTCATGACATAAAAAAGGAATtcaacacaaacattcacatgAATGACCACAGCCCGGTTGTGTTAGGTAATGTTTCCCTTACTTTGTAA
- the LOC137491465 gene encoding uncharacterized protein, whose product MKALKKNCRKKPKQLKKCPKCDLICHYKNLKRHIERKHTPKMMDITSSSHLDSKCIDPQNGVYMVHKSFHGASTSLHVQIQIWGEPHRVSCELNECQTNMELAWRSGLLSYKCVHLRSVSYCKTFLTSPSLTEESLKEMVKSKWFGQDKIKQCVNRQKLAQEENAPLSVESKIGVPPTKRFISVYEPNISYYSRLGRVMVSYDTKKNSWHCPCAKTQRSCTHKYIAKWHLFQIHPELFRKVRSTESAEEFQAAEMEESDESENYPPKDIAKVKSIVEYILMNKKLPSTIPSHLRISSDYKEFPKHLIPDETMCYHCSDRTLLSDPVCITRNAKILTTTGIVQDISTYYKLCPFCGMVYRYQEELQLLGTLDRE is encoded by the exons ATGAAG GCCCTTAAAAAAAATTGTCGGAAAAAACCAAAGCAACTAAAGAAATGTCCCAAATGTGATTTGATATGCcactataaaaatttaaaaagacataTAGAACGTAAACACACCCCAAAAATGATGGACATCACTTCCTCATCTCATCTTGACAGTAAGTGCATAGACCCTCAGAATGGAGTCTATATGGTCCACAAAAGTTTTCATGGAGCTTCTACTTCACTCCATGTGCAAATACAAATATGGGGGGAACCACATCGTGTTTCATGTGAATTAAATGAGTGCCAGACTAATATGGAGTTGGCTTGGAGAAGTGGACTGCTGTCATACAAATGTGTTCACCTCCGGTCAGTTTCATactgcaaaacatttttaacCTCACCTTCACTCACAGAAGAAAGTTTAAAAGAAATGGTTAAAAGCAAGTGGTTTGGGCAGGACAAAATAAAACAGTGTGTAAATCGTCAAAAACTAGCCCAAGAAGAAAATGCACCACTGTCAGTTGAATCCAAGATTGGAGTCCCACCAACAAAAAGGTTCATATCGGTCTACGAgcctaatatatcatattatagtaGACTGGGCAGAGTCATGGTATCATATGACACCAAGAAGAATTCATGGCACTGCCCCTGTGCAAAAACCCAGAGATCATGTACCCATAAATACATAGCAAAATGGCACCTCTTTCAAATTCACCCTGAACTCTTCCGAAAAGTTCGGAGCACTGAAAGCGCTGAAGAATTTCAGGCAGCAGAGATGGAGGAAAGTGATGAAAGTGAGAATTACCCTCCAAAGGACATTGCTAAAGTAAAGAGCATAGTAGAATACATCTTAATGAATAAAAAGCTACCATCTACTATTCCAAGTCATTTGAGGATTTCTTCAGACTATAAGGAATTTCCAAAACACCTAATCCCTGATGAGACAATGTGCTACCACTGCTCAGACCGCACATTGCTCAGTGATCCTGTCTGCATTACACGTAATGCGAAAATTCTTACAACTACAGGAATTGTCCAAG ATATTTCAACCTACTACAAATTATGTCCTTTCTGTGGAATGGTGTACCGTTACCAAGA AGAG TTACAACTTTTGGGCACCCTGGATCGGGAGTAA
- the LOC137491466 gene encoding uncharacterized protein: protein MGMPLERTEGMPLEKAKVTPLEKAEATPLEKPEATPLEKPEATPLEKPEATPLEKPEATPLEKPEATPLEKPEATPLEKPEATPLEKPEATPLEKPEATPLEKPEATPLEKPEATPLEKPEATPLEKPEATPLEKPEATPLEKAEATPLEKAEATPLEKAEATPLEKAEATPLEKAEATPLEKAEATPLEKAEATPLEKAEATPLEKAEATPLEKAEATPLEKAEATPLEKAEATPLEKAEATPLEKAEATPLEKAEATPLEKAEATPLEKAEATPLEKAEATPLEKAEATPLEKAEATPLEKAEATPLEKAEATPLEKAEATPLEKAEATPLEKVEAMPLEKPEATPLEKAEAMHLEVMALKLLKGQSVIVKLQCWFKKKLQCIFNN from the coding sequence ATGGGGATGCCACTGGAGAGGACAGAGGGGATGCCACTGGAGAAGGCCAAGGTGACGCCATTGGAGAAGGCAGAGGCGACGCCATTGGAGAAGCCCGAGGCGACGCCATTGGAGAAGCCCGAGGCGACGCCATTGGAGAAGCCCGAGGCGACGCCATTGGAGAAGCCCGAGGCGACGCCATTGGAGAAGCCCGAGGCGACGCCATTGGAGAAGCCCGAGGCGACGCCATTGGAGAAGCCCGAGGCGACGCCATTGGAGAAGCCCGAGGCGACGCCATTGGAGAAGCCCGAGGCGACGCCATTGGAGAAGCCCGAGGCGACGCCATTGGAGAAGCCCGAGGCGACGCCATTGGAGAAGCCCGAGGCGACGCCATTGGAGAAGCCCGAGGCGACGCCATTGGAGAAGCCCGAGGCGACGCCATTGGAGAAGGCCGAGGCGACGCCATTGGAGAAGGCCGAGGCGACGCCATTGGAGAAGGCCGAGGCGACGCCATTGGAGAAGGCCGAGGCGACGCCATTGGAGAAGGCCGAGGCGACGCCATTGGAGAAGGCCGAGGCGACGCCATTGGAGAAGGCCGAGGCGACGCCATTGGAGAAGGCCGAGGCGACGCCATTGGAGAAGGCCGAGGCGACGCCATTGGAGAAGGCCGAGGCGACGCCATTGGAGAAGGCCGAGGCGACGCCATTGGAGAAGGCCGAGGCGACGCCATTGGAGAAGGCCGAGGCGACGCCATTGGAGAAGGCCGAGGCGACGCCATTGGAGAAGGCCGAGGCGACGCCATTGGAGAAGGCCGAGGCGACGCCATTGGAGAAGGCCGAGGCGACGCCATTGGAGAAGGCCGAGGCGACGCCATTGGAGAAGGCCGAGGCGACGCCATTGGAGAAGGCCGAGGCGACGCCATTGGAGAAGGCCGAGGCGACGCCATTGGAGAAGGCCGAGGCGACGCCATTGGAGAAGGCCGAGGCGACGCCATTGGAGAAGGCCGAGGCGACGCCATTGGAGAAGGTTGAGGCGATGCCATTGGAGAAGCCCGAGGCGACGCCATTGGAGAAGGCCGAGGCGATGCATCTCGAGGTGATGGCTCTGAAGTTGTTGAAGGGACAGTCTGTAATAGTGAAGTTGCagtgttggtttaaaaaaaaactacaatgtaTCTTTAACAATTAA
- the LOC141381847 gene encoding G2/M phase-specific E3 ubiquitin-protein ligase-like produces the protein MKEIHSSEIFDGPDWKKSLSCNSKALYNGMYKQVGRMIAVCLIHGGVEPNFFSERLFLQVCNLKPSAPDIEEIVDFEFREKIKAIQSAQNVEDARNAITEAADELAMLGSLRHINTLEDRDDMVVAATNFLLESRLRDSVQQFKEGLECLQLLQHLEQHPSLFREILMFKEKPLTAKDLAELFIPQLSPVGTNKRTLENRIVCFWRHWLLDVEGNIQLVISEVFNLVPGIL, from the exons ATGAAGGAAATACATTCCAGCGAGATATTTGATGGTCCTGACTGGAAGAAGTCTCTTTCGTGCAATTCGAAAG CTTTGTACAATGGTATGTACAAGCAGGTTGGACGAATGATTGCTGTCTGCCTCATCCATGGTGGTGTGGAGCCAAATTTTTTTTCTGAGCGACTATTTCTTCAAGTGTGCAACCTTAAGCCTTCAGCACCTGACATTGAAGAAATTGTCGACTTCGAGTTCAGAGAGAAGATAAAGGCG ATCCAATCAGCACAGAATGTTGAGGATGCACGGAATGCCATCACTGAagctgctgacgaactggcaatGTTGGGGTCACTCCGGCATATCAACACATTAGAGGACAGAGATGACATGGTTGTAGCAGCTACAAACTTCTTGCTGGAGAGCAGGTTAAGGGATTCTGTGCAGCA attcaaGGAAGGCCTGGAATGTTTGCAGCTTTTGCAACATTTGGAACAACATCCAAGTCTCTTTCGAGAAATTTTGATGTTTAAAGAGAAGCCACTTACAGCAAAAGACTTAGCGGAGCTCTTCATCCCGCAGCTGTCACCAGTTGGCACTAACAAAAGGACCCTAGAAAACAGGATTGTTTGTTTCTGGAGACACTGGCTTCTAGATGTGGAAGGCAATATACAATTGGTTATATCGGAGGTCTTCAACCTTGTTCCTGGTATCCTGTAA